The Photobacterium sanguinicancri genome includes the window TTTGATCTGTTTTTTGCTGTTTCGCTAATAATGCGATGAGTAGGGCGAATATCGCCAAGTTTATAATTTGATACATAATCTCTAGCCACCTAACTTCTTGATATGTGAATCTTGTAATGACAGGAATCATAAAGAGGTCTGGTGTAAAACGGGAGCTGTTTTTATCGCTATCAATATATGAATTTCGCACAACTTATAACGTAAAACGCTATCAGAGCGTAATGTGGCGATATAGTGCTCATATAAAACAAAAAGCCAGCTAAGTTAAGCTGGCTTAATGGTTTTGCTAAATTGTGGAATATTTTTGCTTTTATCGACTGTCTAAAAAGACGAGCTATGACAACGCATCGGTGTGGCTGATAACAACGGCTGTTGTGGGTGATTCTTTATCAATTAGGTGCTCATTATTACCGATAATATTGCGTAATTTTTGCCACCATTGCCCCAACGTTTCATGCCAGTAACGCTCAGTTTGTTCTAAATACTTAGCTTGCGGGGTGTATTTTGCCCAAGGCTGTTCAATGTTACGGGTTGCTAAAAAGTTTGTTGGTGCAGGGGTCGGTTGTAAACCTGCTTCATTAAATTCAAATAATGCACGTTCCATATGGCTGGCTGATGTGACTAAGACTAAGTTCTTACTGCCAACAACAGATGATGCCTGGAAGGCTTCTTCCCATGTGTCTTTCGCTGTTTCTAGCAGCAGTATATCGGTTTTATTAACACCTAAAGCTAAAGCCACTTTTGCCATCATTCGCGCTTGGCTTGTGTCACTTCCGCCACCATAGCCAGATAGGATAATTTTAGCACTTGGGTATAAGCGATGAATTCGAATACCTTCGGTTAGTCGCATTAATGCGGTACGAGATAGCTGGGAGGTAATCGGCATTTCATGGTCGATTACATGGCCGCTACCTAGTACCATTATATAGTCAATCGGTTGCTCATTAGGAATGAAAGGTTTGAATTTTCTTTCCATTGGTTTGAGCAATTCAGTCGCGATGGGTTGGAAAGCGAATAAAAATATCCCCAGTAACGAAAGAGTCAAAAGAAAAGAAGCAAAGCCTTTTCGTTTGGTAAACCACAACACCAATAAGCCCAATAAGCCTAAAATCAGCATCGCAGGGAGTGGCATGAGTAATGCCGATATCAATTTTTTTAGTTCAAACATACAATCTAGCCCGAAAAATCAGCAGTTGAGCTTAAAAAGACATCACAAGCCTTTATTCCTATAGAGCTTGTGAGAAAATAAACACCATTTTAGAACCGCTATCATAACGTAAAGCAGCCGTGATCAAAGATCGAAATTTTGACGACCTAGCGCAAAAATTTGCCAAAAACATTTACGGCACTGCCAAAGGGCAGATCCGACAGACTGTTGTATGGCAAGATTTGCAGCAAATATTAGCAGCATTGCCAGATGACAAACCGTTATCTGTGCTGGATGCGGGAGGCGGTGTCGGTCAACTGTCACAAAAGTTAGCTGAATTAGGCCATAAGATCACATTGTGTGATCTCTCTGGTGAAATGCTGAAATTAGCCGAGCAAGACATTGCCAAAAATGGCTTGCTTGAGCAGTATCGATTGGTTCACAGTGCTGTGCAGGATATTGGTGGGCATTTAGCGCAGAAGCCGGATTTGATTTTATTCCACGCCGTCATGGAGTGGCTAGCAGATCCGCAGCAGGCATTAGATTGTTTGCTAGAGCAAGTTAAGCCTGGTGGCATTATTTCTGTGATGTTCTACAACTACAACGGCCTGCTATTTAAGAATTTAATTTGTGGCAACCTGACGCACGTAGAAGAAGGGATGCCGCATCGTAAACGTTTCAAGCTTCAGCCTTATCAAGGCCTCAAACCTGATGATGTTTATCAGTGGCTTGAAGAGGGCGGTTTTCAGATCCTCGGTAAAACAGGTGTGCGCACATTCCATGATTATATGCGCGATACCATGGTTGGGGATTACAGTTTTGAACAAGTTCTTGAGATGGAGCAGAAGCTTTGTCGCCAAGAACCTTATTTGTCGCTAGGGCGTTACATTCACGTGTACGCACAAAAGCCACTTACGGCAGAGGCAAATACTATTAACAGCAAAAAGGACAACGGATGAGTGAAGTTACCCAGACCGTTCCTGAGTTGGTAACTTGGGTTAAGCAGCATGATTTCTCGCTTAACTTACCAACTGAGCGGCTGGCGTTCTTGTTGGCGATTGCTGTTTTAAGTAGCGATCGCTTTGAAGAAGAGTTAGGAGAAGGTGAGCTGATTGACGCATTTCGCATAGTAAGCGACTTGTTTGAACAATCAAAAGAAACGCTCGCATTTCGTGCCAATAACGCCATCAATGAGTTGGTTCGCCAACGTCTTATTTCTCGTTTTACCAGTGAAGTGAACGACGGAGCGAGTATTTATCGCCTAAGTCCGTTGGCTTTGGGTATCACTGATTATTACGCGCGTCAGCGTGAATATTCGACACTGAAATTATCGATTCAGCTTGCCATGGTGGCAGATGAAATCAATAAAGCTGCTGTTGCTGCCAAAGAAGGCGGTGATGATAAGCATTGGCGTACCAACGTTTACGCAGTATTAAAGTATTCAGTTGCTGATATTTTCGATCGTATCGATTTAAACCAGCGCACCATGGACGAGCAGCAACAGCAAGTTAAACACGATATTGCTGAACTGCTTAACCAAGATTGGCAAGCCGCGATCACCAGTTGTGAAAGCCTGCTGAACGAAACATCGAGCACATTGCGCGAGTTGCAAGACACCTTGCAAGCCGCGGGTGATCAGCTGCAAACTCAGCTACTCGATATTCAAGAAGCGACTCAAGGCCATGAAGAACTCGATTTTGTTGATGGCATGATTTTCGTCTTACAGATGAAGCTTGATCGCATTATCAGCTGGGGTCAGCAAGCGATTGACTTGTGGATTGGTTATGACCGTCACGTGCATAAGTTTATCCGTACCGCGATTGATATGGATAAAAACCGTGCCTTTAGCCAACGCCTTCGTCAATCAGTAACGGATTATTTCGATAGCCCATGGCTTCTAACATACGCCGATGCCGAACGCTTACTTGATATGCGCGATGAAACATTAGTATTGCGTGATGATGAAGTAACAGGGCTAGTGCCGGAAGAAATGGAATTTGAAGAGATCAGTTTAGTGAACGATCAACTTGCCGAACAAGTTGCTGCTATGCTGCAAGCTCATAAAGCCACAGGGGCTGCCATTAACCTTAGTGCGCTACTGAAAGACTATCTTGCCGAGCATGAACACGCTCAGCATTTTGATTTATCGCGGATCGTTATCGATCAGGCCGTTCGATTAGGTTATTCCGAGTCGGACTTCAACGCCATTCAGCCCGATTGGGAAGCGATTAACGACTACGGAGCTAAGGTACAAGCCAATGTCATCGATAAATATTGAAGAATTTATGCCGGAGAAGTTGGCTAAAGCGATTGCTAACCCACTTTTCCCTGCACTTGATAATGCGCTCCGTTCTGGTCGCCATATTTCAAGTGAAGATTTAGATAACCATGCACTGCTAATAGATGCAGAGCGTGAGCTACATATGTTTTACAAGCGTTACAACGCAGAACTTGTTCGTGCACCAGAAGGTTTCTTCTACTTGCGCCCACGTTCAACATCGCTGATCAGCCGCTCTGTATTAGCAGAAGTTGATATGCTAGTGGGTAAAGTACTTTGTTTCCTTTATCTAAGCCCAGAGCGTTTAGCGCATGAAGGTATTTTCACTAACCAAGAATTGTTCGATGAGCTAATGACCTTAGCGGATGAACAAAAACTGATGAAGTTAGTGACCAACCGTGCATCAGGATCAGATTTAGATCGTGAAAAGCTATACGATAAAGTGAAAACATCGCTTCGTCGTTTACGTCGCTTAGGCATGATTATCCCTGTGGGTGAAAACGGCAAATTCCGCATTAGCGAATCTGTGTTCCGCTTTGGTGCCGACGTACGCAGTGGTGATGATGTGCGTGAAGCACAACTTCGCTTGATCCGTGATGGTGAAGCTGTTGTTCACCAACAGGAACCAAGCCAATCAAGCTTGCTTGATGATCACGAAGAACATGAAGAACAATTAGAGCTCCCAACAGAGCCTGAACAAGAAGGTGAAGTGTGATGGAACGCGGTAAGTATCAATCGCTCACCATGGTTAACTGGAACGGCTTTTTTGCCCGTACCTTTGATATTGATAACCTAGTAACAACCTTATCGGGTGGTAATGGTGCAGGTAAGTCGACCACCATGGCAGCATTTATCACTTCATTGATCCCAGATCAAAGCCTGCTGCACTTCCGTAACACCACGGAAGCGGGTAGTTCTGCATCTTCTCGTGATAAAGGCTTACACGGTAAGCTAAAACCAGGTGCCTGTTACTCAGCGCTTGATGTGGTTAACTCAAAAAACCAACGTATTATCTTTGCGGTACGCCTACAGCAAGTGGCGGGCCGAGATAAGAAAGTGGATATTAAGCCTTTCATTATTCAAGGCTTGCCGTCGCACATTAAACCAACAGAAATATTGGTTGAGACGCTGTCCGAAACACAAGCTCGTGTGCGTCAATTGAACGAAGTAAAAGACGGCATTGCTGATATTGAAGGCGTAGTATTCAAAGCCTTTAACTCAGTAACGGATTACCATGCGCAAATGTTTGAATTCGGTGTATTACCGAAGAAACTACGTAACAGTACTGACCGTTCTAAGTTCTACCGTTTGATCGAAGCATCGCTATACGGTGGTATCTCAAGCGCGATCACCCGTTCACTGCGTGATTACCTATTACCGCAAAACACCGGTGTTAAGAAAGCCTTCCAAGATATGGAAGCGGCGTTGCGTGAAAACCGCATGACGCTGGAAGCGATCAAGTTAACGCAAAGTGATCGTGATTTGTTTAAGCACTTGATCTCTGAAGCAACTAACTATGTTGCCGCTGACTACATGCGTCACGCCAACGATCGCCAACAGCGTTTAGACAAAACATTACGTTTACGTGGTGAACTACTTGGCTCGCGCCAAAGTTTGATGGATCAGCAATCGACGCTATCCAATCATACCGTAGAGTTAGATGAATTGGCGGAACGTGAATCTGCATTAGAGCAAGATCATCAAGCTGCATCGGATCATTTACAGCTTGTACAAACTGCGGTTCGTCAGCAAGAAAAGATCACGCGTTATAAAGAAGATCTTGAAGAGCTTACAGAGCGCCTTGAAGAGCAAGTTATGGTGGTTGAAGAAGCTGCTGAACAACTTGCAATGGCTGAAGAGCAAGCGCTATTAACAGAAGAAGAAGTTGATAGCCTGAAAACACAACTAGCTGACTATCAACAAGCGTTAGATATGCAGCAAACGCGTGCGCTTCAATACCAACAAGCGGTTCAAGCACTTGAAAAAGCCCGTGACTTGTCTGGTGACGAGCAA containing:
- the elyC gene encoding envelope biogenesis factor ElyC, with the translated sequence MFELKKLISALLMPLPAMLILGLLGLLVLWFTKRKGFASFLLTLSLLGIFLFAFQPIATELLKPMERKFKPFIPNEQPIDYIMVLGSGHVIDHEMPITSQLSRTALMRLTEGIRIHRLYPSAKIILSGYGGGSDTSQARMMAKVALALGVNKTDILLLETAKDTWEEAFQASSVVGSKNLVLVTSASHMERALFEFNEAGLQPTPAPTNFLATRNIEQPWAKYTPQAKYLEQTERYWHETLGQWWQKLRNIIGNNEHLIDKESPTTAVVISHTDALS
- the cmoM gene encoding tRNA uridine 5-oxyacetic acid(34) methyltransferase CmoM gives rise to the protein MIKDRNFDDLAQKFAKNIYGTAKGQIRQTVVWQDLQQILAALPDDKPLSVLDAGGGVGQLSQKLAELGHKITLCDLSGEMLKLAEQDIAKNGLLEQYRLVHSAVQDIGGHLAQKPDLILFHAVMEWLADPQQALDCLLEQVKPGGIISVMFYNYNGLLFKNLICGNLTHVEEGMPHRKRFKLQPYQGLKPDDVYQWLEEGGFQILGKTGVRTFHDYMRDTMVGDYSFEQVLEMEQKLCRQEPYLSLGRYIHVYAQKPLTAEANTINSKKDNG
- the mukF gene encoding chromosome partition protein MukF — encoded protein: MSEVTQTVPELVTWVKQHDFSLNLPTERLAFLLAIAVLSSDRFEEELGEGELIDAFRIVSDLFEQSKETLAFRANNAINELVRQRLISRFTSEVNDGASIYRLSPLALGITDYYARQREYSTLKLSIQLAMVADEINKAAVAAKEGGDDKHWRTNVYAVLKYSVADIFDRIDLNQRTMDEQQQQVKHDIAELLNQDWQAAITSCESLLNETSSTLRELQDTLQAAGDQLQTQLLDIQEATQGHEELDFVDGMIFVLQMKLDRIISWGQQAIDLWIGYDRHVHKFIRTAIDMDKNRAFSQRLRQSVTDYFDSPWLLTYADAERLLDMRDETLVLRDDEVTGLVPEEMEFEEISLVNDQLAEQVAAMLQAHKATGAAINLSALLKDYLAEHEHAQHFDLSRIVIDQAVRLGYSESDFNAIQPDWEAINDYGAKVQANVIDKY
- the mukE gene encoding chromosome partition protein MukE is translated as MSSINIEEFMPEKLAKAIANPLFPALDNALRSGRHISSEDLDNHALLIDAERELHMFYKRYNAELVRAPEGFFYLRPRSTSLISRSVLAEVDMLVGKVLCFLYLSPERLAHEGIFTNQELFDELMTLADEQKLMKLVTNRASGSDLDREKLYDKVKTSLRRLRRLGMIIPVGENGKFRISESVFRFGADVRSGDDVREAQLRLIRDGEAVVHQQEPSQSSLLDDHEEHEEQLELPTEPEQEGEV